The Gemmatimonas sp. UBA7669 genome segment CGGCCAGGGCCTCCTGCACCGTGGTCTGGTAGGTGCTGCGCACATCACCCGGGCTGGCCGGCACTTCATTGAGCGACTCGGGGTCGCGGTAGCGGGCCTCGCCACTGTCCGGGAAGTCGCGCTCGGCCGGATCCATGATGTGCAGCACCAGCACCTCGTGCCCCCGCGCGCGCAGGGTTCGGGCGGCGTCGGCCACGGGCGCGGCATCGGTGAGCAGGTCGGAGAGCAGCACCACGAAGCCCGGACGCCGCACCATGCGGCCAGCCTGCAGCAGGGCGCCCGCCACGTCGGAGTCGCGGCCGCCGCCGGGTGCGGTGAAGGCGGCCATGAGCCGGCGCCACTGGGCCCGCTGGGCCCGGGCCGGCACCAGGTTCTTGAGACCGGCATCGAAACGCACCAAGCCCACGGCGTCGCGCTGACGCAGCAGCAGCAGGGCCATGGCGCTGGCCAACCGCTCGGCGTAGGCCAGCTTGGTGAGCCGGGCCGGATCGCCCGTCCACTGCATGGAGGCGCTCACGTCCAGCACCAGCATGGCACGGGCGTTGGTCTCTTCCTCGAATTGCTTGACCACCCAGCGATCGGCGCGGCCCGCGATGCGCCAGTCCAGGTAGCGCAGATCATCACCCGCGATATACGGGCGGTGCTCGGCGAACTCCACGCTGAAGCCCTTGCGCGGTGACCGGTGGAGGCCGGTGATGAAACCGTCCACCACCCAGCGGGCCACCAGCTCGAGGTTACCGAGGGCGGCAAGGACGGCGGGATCAAGTTGGTCAGCGCGCGGGGTGCTCATGTGGGGAGAATACGCGGGGGGCCCGGGAATTGCTCGCGGGGTGGGCCGAGGCGCAGCGGGGTGAACCCAGGACTCGGTGGGTAGACTCAGGACTCGAAACCCGAACCCAGAACCCGAAACTGATCGGTTCCGGGTCGTGAGTTCGAGTTCCGGGTCGTAAGTGACTCCAAACTCAAAACTTGAACTCAAGGCTCACAACTCCCGGAACCGGCGGCCAAGCTTTGAGCTTTGAGTTCAAGTTGTGAGTTTCGCGTTCGAACGGCAGCCGGCCAGTGCCGTTTGCCCCCCGCCCTCCCCTATTTTTCAGGGCTAGCCGGGAATGGACCCGGCCCGGTAACCCCAGCAAGGCCGTCCGTTGCATCTCAGTCACATCCGCAACTTCTGCATCGTCGCCCATATCGATCACGGCAAGTCCACGCTCGCGGACCGCCTCATCGAAAAAACCGGCACGCTCCAGAAACGCGAAATGAAGTCGCAGGTGCTCGACACGCTGGACCTTGAGCGCGAGCGCGGCATCACCATCAAGCTGAACGCCGTGCGCATGAGCTACACGGCCGGCGACGGGCAGAACTACGAGCTCAACCTCATCGACACTCCGGGCCACGTGGACTTCACCTACGAAGTCTCACGCTCCCTGGCCGCCTGCGAAGGCGCCATTCTGGTGGTCGATGCCTCGCAGGGTATCCAGGCGCAGACGCTGTCCAATCTCTTCCTCGCCATGGACGCCGGGCTCGAAATCATCCCGGTGCTCAACAAGATCGACCTGCCCGGCGCCGAGCCGGAGCGTCGCCGCCAGGAAGTGGTGGACC includes the following:
- a CDS encoding DUF58 domain-containing protein; the encoded protein is MSTPRADQLDPAVLAALGNLELVARWVVDGFITGLHRSPRKGFSVEFAEHRPYIAGDDLRYLDWRIAGRADRWVVKQFEEETNARAMLVLDVSASMQWTGDPARLTKLAYAERLASAMALLLLRQRDAVGLVRFDAGLKNLVPARAQRAQWRRLMAAFTAPGGGRDSDVAGALLQAGRMVRRPGFVVLLSDLLTDAAPVADAARTLRARGHEVLVLHIMDPAERDFPDSGEARYRDPESLNEVPASPGDVRSTYQTTVQEALADWRSALGRAGARYALAYTNEPFGRPLRHLVGVNGRGAMV